From Salvelinus namaycush isolate Seneca chromosome 2, SaNama_1.0, whole genome shotgun sequence, one genomic window encodes:
- the LOC120028073 gene encoding zinc finger protein 501-like isoform X1: MDYSHEGAVDKSKLEPEDLPGLSEARKPTFNVIVKEEEEDEEEEDMVDRGWEEEEDEEEDMVDRGSDTDYTPSPTVVVKVGEPKPPTKNKNTVKKLHQCPDCGKTFERLSRLKRHEPSHLRKSKHPCPDCNQSFGNLSVLKKHRATHKSTEKLTHQCQQCGKTFEKLSRLRRHQPVHQRRKRMDHPCPKCGKTFKKLSGLVLHERGHTGEKPFPCSQCGKSFADNRHRKVHEQAHQGKLERPHRCADCGICFPKPSELRRHQRAHTGEKPHRCPDCGKAYSRSETLKRHLLIHTGERPHLCTDCGKSFIELQQLKSHQRIHTGEKPFHCPVCGKGFSQRGNMKAHHRTHTGEKLHHCADCGASLSTSSSLKEHQLIHTGERPFQCLVCGKRFLHIWRLRKHQKTHTGQT; encoded by the exons ATGGACTACAGTCATGAAG GTGCTGTTGATAAGTCTAAGTTGGAACCAGAGGACCTTCCAGGGCTCAGTGAAGCAAGAAAACCAACATTCAATGTGAttgtcaaagaggaggaggaagatgaggaggaggaggacatggtTGACCGAGgttgggaggaggaggaagatgaggaggaggacatgGTTGACCGAG GTTCAGACACTGACTACACACCAAGTCCCACTGTGGTAGTGAAGGTGGGAGAACCCAAACCACCAACAAAGAATAAGAACACAGTAAAGAAACTTCACCAGTGCCCCGACTGTGGTAAAACCTTTGAGAGGCTGTCGCGTCTGAAGAGGCACGAGCCATCACACTTGAGGAAGAGCAAGCACCCGTGCCCTGACTGCAACCAGTCTTTTGGCAACCTCTCAGTCCTGAAGAAACACAGGGCAACACACAAGAGCACAGAGAAGCTGACTCACCAGTGTCAACAATGTGGCAAGACGTTTGAGAAGCTATCGCGCCTCAGAAG GCACCAGCCCGTACAccagaggagaaagaggatggACCACCCGTGTCCTAAATGTGGCAAGACCTTCAAGAAGTTATCCGGCCTGGTTCTGCACGAGCGAGgacacaccggagagaaaccgtTCCCTTGCTCCCAGTGCGGGAAGAGCTTTGCCGACAACCGTCACCGGAAAGTGCACGAGCAGGCTCACCAAGGGAAGCTGGAGAGACCCCACCGCTGCGCTGACTGCGGGATCTGCTTCCCCAAACCATCCGAGCTTCGACGGCACCAACGcgcacacacgggagagaaaccgcACCGCTGCCCTGACTGTGGGAAGGCCTATTCCCGGTCAGAGACTCTGAAGAGGCATCTTCTCATCCACACGGGGGAGAGACCTCACCTCTGCACCGATTGTGGGAAAAGCTTCATCGAATTGCAGCAGTTGAAATCCCACCAGCggattcacactggagagaaaccattCCACTGCCCCGTGTGTGGGAAGGGTTTCTCACAGAGGGGTAACATGAAGGCACACCATCGgactcacacaggggagaaacttCACCACTGTGCCGACTGCGGGGCCAGTCTCTCCACATCTTCTAGTTTAAAAGAGCATCagctcattcacacaggagagaggcccTTCCAGTGTCTGGTCTGTGGCAAACGCTTTCTGCACATCTGGAGACTCAGAAAACACCAGAAGACACACACCGGACAAACATAA
- the LOC120028073 gene encoding zinc finger protein 239-like isoform X2 has product MVDRGSDTDYTPSPTVVVKVGEPKPPTKNKNTVKKLHQCPDCGKTFERLSRLKRHEPSHLRKSKHPCPDCNQSFGNLSVLKKHRATHKSTEKLTHQCQQCGKTFEKLSRLRRHQPVHQRRKRMDHPCPKCGKTFKKLSGLVLHERGHTGEKPFPCSQCGKSFADNRHRKVHEQAHQGKLERPHRCADCGICFPKPSELRRHQRAHTGEKPHRCPDCGKAYSRSETLKRHLLIHTGERPHLCTDCGKSFIELQQLKSHQRIHTGEKPFHCPVCGKGFSQRGNMKAHHRTHTGEKLHHCADCGASLSTSSSLKEHQLIHTGERPFQCLVCGKRFLHIWRLRKHQKTHTGQT; this is encoded by the exons atggtTGACCGAG GTTCAGACACTGACTACACACCAAGTCCCACTGTGGTAGTGAAGGTGGGAGAACCCAAACCACCAACAAAGAATAAGAACACAGTAAAGAAACTTCACCAGTGCCCCGACTGTGGTAAAACCTTTGAGAGGCTGTCGCGTCTGAAGAGGCACGAGCCATCACACTTGAGGAAGAGCAAGCACCCGTGCCCTGACTGCAACCAGTCTTTTGGCAACCTCTCAGTCCTGAAGAAACACAGGGCAACACACAAGAGCACAGAGAAGCTGACTCACCAGTGTCAACAATGTGGCAAGACGTTTGAGAAGCTATCGCGCCTCAGAAG GCACCAGCCCGTACAccagaggagaaagaggatggACCACCCGTGTCCTAAATGTGGCAAGACCTTCAAGAAGTTATCCGGCCTGGTTCTGCACGAGCGAGgacacaccggagagaaaccgtTCCCTTGCTCCCAGTGCGGGAAGAGCTTTGCCGACAACCGTCACCGGAAAGTGCACGAGCAGGCTCACCAAGGGAAGCTGGAGAGACCCCACCGCTGCGCTGACTGCGGGATCTGCTTCCCCAAACCATCCGAGCTTCGACGGCACCAACGcgcacacacgggagagaaaccgcACCGCTGCCCTGACTGTGGGAAGGCCTATTCCCGGTCAGAGACTCTGAAGAGGCATCTTCTCATCCACACGGGGGAGAGACCTCACCTCTGCACCGATTGTGGGAAAAGCTTCATCGAATTGCAGCAGTTGAAATCCCACCAGCggattcacactggagagaaaccattCCACTGCCCCGTGTGTGGGAAGGGTTTCTCACAGAGGGGTAACATGAAGGCACACCATCGgactcacacaggggagaaacttCACCACTGTGCCGACTGCGGGGCCAGTCTCTCCACATCTTCTAGTTTAAAAGAGCATCagctcattcacacaggagagaggcccTTCCAGTGTCTGGTCTGTGGCAAACGCTTTCTGCACATCTGGAGACTCAGAAAACACCAGAAGACACACACCGGACAAACATAA